TTCTCAGAACTGCGCGTGTTCAGGCGCGCAAAGGTGACTTATGCAAGTAGTTGGTCTTCGATTCCTTGACTGGGGGCGGAAGCACGCGCTGCGACTCTTGGCGCTCACCGTTCTGTTTGCGATCGCACTTCCTGCCTCGGCGGCGGAAAAACCCAAGGTCCGCGCCATCACCGCATTCGTCAAGCTCGACCGCGAGCACTACCAGCAGCAGGTGCATGAGGCGCTGGCCGCGCTGCGGCAGGCCCGGCAGGCTTTCCAGCAGGCGGGGTACGAAGTGCAGTCGCTACGCATCGCTACGCAGCCCTTTCCGGAGTATGTGCGCGGCCTGTCGCGCGCGGAAGCGCTGGCCTTCTTTGCGGCTTATGACGAGCTGGCGCGCGCCGAGCAGTTCGACGCCGCCATCGGCCCGGCGATGCAGCA
This portion of the Terriglobales bacterium genome encodes:
- a CDS encoding DUF711 family protein is translated as MALTVLFAIALPASAAEKPKVRAITAFVKLDREHYQQQVHEALAALRQARQAFQQAGYEVQSLRIATQPFPEYVRGLSRAEALAFFAAYDELARAEQFDAAIGPAMQQDSDDPVQADLLADILRNTKALNASLTVADEQGVHWRGVRAAARLIK